A region of the Pseudomonas anguilliseptica genome:
AGAGCTACCTGCACTTCTACCAGAGCGAGCTGCCCAGCGAGGTCAGCGCCATGACCTGGCAGCGCTTTCTCGACCCGAGCGAGCCGACCCATGCCGCCCTCGCCTGGCGCGACGGTCAGGCCGTGGGGCTGGTGCAGTGGATCTTCCACCGCACTAATTGGTCGGTGGAACACAGCTGTTACCTGCAGGATCTGTTTGTCGGCGCCGATCAACGCGGCGGCGGCATCGGCCGCCTGCTGATCGAACATGTCTATGCTCAGGCCCAGGCGGCCGGCAGCAGCCGCGTGCACTGGCTGACCCAGGAGACCAACTACCCAGGCCGCCAGCTCTACGACCGCATGGCCGAGCGCTCGGGCTTTATCCAATACCGCAAACAGTTCTGAACAGGAGCCGCCGCATGCCCCAGCAACCGCTACACAACTGGCAGCCCGTGCCCACCCCGACCCATAGACCCCTGGACGGCCAGTATGTGCGCCTCGAACCGCTCGACCCGGCGCGCCATGGCGACGATCTGTGGCAGGCGTTGCAAGGCCCGGATAGCGACCCGGTGCTTTGGGAGTACCTGCCCTATGGCCCATTCAGCGAACGCACCGCGTTCGATACCTGGCTGAGCGGCCATGCCGCCAGTCGCGATCCACTGTTCTTCAGCGTGATCGACCTGCACCAGCAGCGCGCGGTCGGCCTGTTGAGCTATCTGCGTATTGCAGCCAAGGATGGCTGTATCGAGATCGGCCATATCGCTTTTGGCCGCGCCATGCAGCGCAGCCCTGCGTCGACCGAGGCGGTGTACCTGCTGGCCAAGCTGGTGCTCGGCACACTTGGCTATCGCCGCCTGGAATGGAAGTGCAACGCCGAAAATGCCCGCTCGATACGCGCGGCCAAACGTCTGGGTTTCAGCTATGAAGGGCTGTTTCGTCAGCATATGGTGGTCAAAGGACGTAACCGCGACACCGCCTGGTTTGCCATCCTCGACAGCGAGTGGCCAGGCTGCGAGGCGGCTTTCCAGCGCTGGCTGGCGGCGGACAACTTCAGCGCCGACGGCCAGCAGAAACAGGGCCTAGAGGACCTGCGGTCATAACACCGCGGCCTACTCGATCTCGAACAGGCCGTTCTTCAGCGGGGTTACCGACAGGCGCCGGCGCACATTGTCATCAATGCGCGGATCATCCGGGCGGTACAAGCGCACCTGGCGGTAAGCACTGATGCGGTTGATTTCGGTGCCCAGGTATTCCCAGACCACGCGGGTGCAGGCCGGGCTGCGCCGGTCACCGCTGGAGACGCCGGTTTTCAGGCCGTTAAGCCGG
Encoded here:
- a CDS encoding GNAT family N-acetyltransferase; translated protein: MSIEIRPVSPADHAAWLPLWQSYLHFYQSELPSEVSAMTWQRFLDPSEPTHAALAWRDGQAVGLVQWIFHRTNWSVEHSCYLQDLFVGADQRGGGIGRLLIEHVYAQAQAAGSSRVHWLTQETNYPGRQLYDRMAERSGFIQYRKQF
- a CDS encoding GNAT family N-acetyltransferase, with the protein product MPQQPLHNWQPVPTPTHRPLDGQYVRLEPLDPARHGDDLWQALQGPDSDPVLWEYLPYGPFSERTAFDTWLSGHAASRDPLFFSVIDLHQQRAVGLLSYLRIAAKDGCIEIGHIAFGRAMQRSPASTEAVYLLAKLVLGTLGYRRLEWKCNAENARSIRAAKRLGFSYEGLFRQHMVVKGRNRDTAWFAILDSEWPGCEAAFQRWLAADNFSADGQQKQGLEDLRS